A segment of the Bacteroidales bacterium genome:
ATTCTTCAGGCATAAACTCCAGCAATATTTCAGGAATATTTTCAAGCAAAGCAATAGTAACGATGCGTGGATTGCCATCCAACGACCAGTCGCGCACACTCGTTTTACTTGATGGAATTCCTTTAAATAAATCGGATGAAGGAAGTGTGAATTGGAACATGATCAATAAAAATAATATTGAAGAAATAAAAATTATTAAAGGTCCCGGTTCGGCGAAGTATGGCAGTGGCGCTATGGGTGGCGTAATTGAATTGATTTCAAAAAAACCTTCAAAAAAATTGGAAGGCAACATCATTACTGAATACGGAACATTCAACACGATGAGTTCAAATATTAACCTGGCAGGAATAATAAAACCTGACAGCTCGAAAGATTTTTTTTACTGGGGAATTACAGGTTTTGGCAGAAAAAGCGATGGATATATTACCTTACCTGAACAATACAGAACAATAGATGATACAACAGTTGAGCCTACTTTTTTAAAAGAAATAAATGCTTCTTTAAAAACCGGGTATAGTTTCAGGAAGAATCAGAATATTGAATTGCAGCTAAGTTATTATGATGATATGCGCGGAAACGGGTTTAAGGTTTTCGATTATTACGGAGCCTATCAGCAGCATCAGACATATAATGGTACGGCAAGGTATTCGGGAAATTTCGGGTATTTTAAATGGAATACAAATGTATATAACATTACCGAAAATTATCACAGGATATATGAGTACATGAAAGAAATGACATACCAGCTTTACGAGGCCAATTCTGAAAGAGAAGACAGGGGAGGTGCTGTTGATGTTTCATTTTTAAAATATAAGAAGCATGAAATTTCAGGAGGATTAAGTTGCAAATATGGCAGGGTTGATGGTTCTGATACCTATTACACATCAACAGATATTATTCGTAATGCCGGGAAAATGGATAGTTATGCCTTGTATTTGCAGGACCAGGTAAATCTTCTTAACGATAAAGCCCAGGTGAATGCTGGTCTGCGCTATGATTTTGCAAACTTTCATGATGGTTTATTTACCATTGATGATCCTTCGTATAGTATAATTTTTTATGAGAATTTTGAAGATGCATCAATGCCATCGAAACACTGGAATGCCCTATGTCCAAGGTTTTCGGCACAGTATAAATTTTCAAAAACCAGCAGAGCCTATATTTCCATTGCTAAAGGTTTCAGGGCTCCGATACTTGATGATATGTGCCGCACCGGGAAAAAGCATGGCGGATTTAAAGTTGCAAATCCCGATCTAAAACCGGAATTG
Coding sequences within it:
- a CDS encoding TonB-dependent receptor, which gives rise to MRKLLFIFFLLPLFGITQSGQKTIITGTVFDANDNAPLFNASIVLKNKNIGTASDKNGNFSLPGIETGTYILNVSFLGYQSVQKKVEVKNEPSIHVKIFLKDTSFTSRELEIIANREKDILDQSNRVSIISAKSITTIPAQNINGIINYSSGINSSNISGIFSSKAIVTMRGLPSNDQSRTLVLLDGIPLNKSDEGSVNWNMINKNNIEEIKIIKGPGSAKYGSGAMGGVIELISKKPSKKLEGNIITEYGTFNTMSSNINLAGIIKPDSSKDFFYWGITGFGRKSDGYITLPEQYRTIDDTTVEPTFLKEINASLKTGYSFRKNQNIELQLSYYDDMRGNGFKVFDYYGAYQQHQTYNGTARYSGNFGYFKWNTNVYNITENYHRIYEYMKEMTYQLYEANSEREDRGGAVDVSFLKYKKHEISGGLSCKYGRVDGSDTYYTSTDIIRNAGKMDSYALYLQDQVNLLNDKAQVNAGLRYDFANFHDGLFTIDDPSYSIIFYENFEDASMPSKHWNALCPRFSAQYKFSKTSRAYISIAKGFRAPILDDMCRTGKKHGGFKVANPDLKPELITTYETGGDMELMKNFKANASVYYSVGHDFMYYTSTGDSVNVGYARVPIFKKQNIGKVELYGTEVEFKYNLNDSLNIFANYTYTHAQIIEDNILNSKVDSNLTGKYLTDIPDHTASAGITWRNKIVNTSVLFKYIGKTWINEWNIVDVDYFKTDKFPDYGTFNIRLEKQFFKGLSASFSVENIFNKKYINSNLEQCAGRFISFTIKYSL